In the Staphylococcus sp. IVB6240 genome, one interval contains:
- the mqo gene encoding malate dehydrogenase (quinone): protein MNNLHNKTDVVLIGGGVMSATLGMLLKEVQPDWEISVFERLDKCAEESSNAWNNAGTGHSALCELNYTKEQADGSVDITKAIHINEQFQVSKQFWAHLVKTGQLPEPEKFIRSVPHMSFVMGTDNVRFLKARVEALKNNNLFKNMTISDEPETLKKWVPLMMEGRQNQTTPIAATRDHSGTDVNFGSLTSQLLTRIEERGGGVYYEHEVLDLKQNNDKTWTVKIRDIQEDKVFTVVSKFVFIGAGGASLPLLQKTGIPESKHVGGFPVSGLFLVCKNPEVVEKHHAKVYGKAKVGAPPMSVPHLDTRYIDGERTLLFGPFAGFSPKFLKQGSYFDLIKSVKPNNLLTMLAAGAKEMPLTKYLVQQLMLSNDERMDDLREFVPNAKNEDWRVVVAGQRVQVIKDTAKGKGTLQFGTEVIASKDGTLAALLGASPGASTAVPVMLDVMQRAFGKSFPDWQPKIKEMVPSFGTKLSDDDALYEKVNKDVVKYLQLDSEAK, encoded by the coding sequence ATGAACAATTTGCATAACAAGACAGATGTTGTGCTCATCGGTGGCGGTGTTATGAGTGCGACGTTAGGTATGTTGTTAAAAGAAGTACAACCAGATTGGGAGATTAGTGTGTTTGAGCGCCTTGATAAGTGTGCTGAGGAAAGTTCAAATGCATGGAACAACGCAGGAACAGGGCATTCTGCATTGTGTGAACTCAACTATACAAAAGAACAAGCGGATGGGTCAGTTGACATTACAAAAGCCATCCATATCAACGAACAATTCCAAGTATCTAAACAATTTTGGGCACATCTTGTAAAAACAGGACAACTGCCTGAACCTGAAAAGTTTATTCGTTCTGTTCCACACATGAGCTTTGTGATGGGAACAGATAATGTACGATTTTTGAAAGCACGTGTAGAAGCACTTAAAAATAACAATCTATTCAAAAATATGACGATTTCTGATGAACCTGAAACTTTGAAAAAATGGGTACCTCTTATGATGGAAGGGCGTCAAAATCAAACAACACCAATTGCAGCAACTCGTGACCATTCAGGGACAGATGTGAACTTTGGTTCGTTAACAAGCCAATTGCTGACACGTATAGAAGAACGTGGTGGCGGTGTGTATTATGAACATGAAGTATTAGACTTGAAACAGAATAATGATAAGACTTGGACAGTTAAGATTCGTGACATTCAAGAAGATAAGGTATTCACGGTCGTTTCTAAATTCGTGTTCATCGGTGCAGGTGGCGCGAGTTTACCACTTTTACAAAAGACAGGTATCCCAGAGTCAAAACATGTCGGTGGTTTCCCAGTCAGTGGCTTATTCCTTGTTTGTAAAAATCCAGAAGTTGTTGAAAAACATCATGCGAAAGTATACGGGAAAGCCAAAGTCGGTGCCCCACCAATGTCAGTACCTCATTTAGATACGCGTTACATTGATGGAGAACGTACATTATTATTTGGACCGTTCGCTGGTTTCTCACCAAAATTCTTAAAACAAGGTTCATATTTCGACCTTATCAAGTCAGTGAAACCAAACAACCTACTAACAATGCTTGCAGCAGGTGCCAAAGAAATGCCACTTACAAAATATTTAGTGCAACAACTCATGTTATCTAATGATGAACGTATGGATGATTTACGTGAGTTTGTGCCAAATGCGAAAAATGAAGACTGGCGTGTTGTCGTTGCAGGTCAACGTGTTCAAGTTATTAAAGACACTGCCAAAGGAAAAGGGACATTGCAATTCGGTACAGAAGTGATTGCATCTAAAGATGGTACATTAGCAGCGTTACTTGGTGCGTCACCAGGTGCATCAACAGCAGTACCTGTTATGTTAGATGTGATGCAACGTGCTTTTGGTAAGTCATTCCCTGATTGGCAACCAAAAATTAAAGAAATGGTCCCATCATTCGGTACAAAACTAAGTGATGATGATGCATTATATGAAAAAGTGAATAAAGACGTTGTAAAATATTTACAACTCGATTCTGAAGCGAAATAA
- a CDS encoding HAMP domain-containing sensor histidine kinase, giving the protein MFKSLYYRLAFYTLTVMLISALASFLITNVYYHFVLKEQNDVKVMTTLQRANSTDNVHNEASFSQYLSLLGDLNYQVIAVDEQHHVKHYGASFRKYNLSPQTIDRVLAGEDYHGIRERPFNPAITGFFDNESRNTVGTRFQTTSGNYAVFIRPDINYLLGEFRYFLVVLLILLVIFSILLVIWSTYALVKPVKALKTATERMMAGDFTTPIQVTRTDEIGTLQQHFDTMRVSLKQLDDMRQHFVQNVSHEFKTPLTHIHHLLNQLQNESNKESQNQYIERIYNETHRLSQLTQQLLLLSEMDNGGHLQFDESFQLDTLIKDIVSNERYTIEQKSLSMIYELADVSYQGNQRLLTQAIGNIIRNAIKYTPEYGMIDITLSQQTDQIVITVEDDGPGMDEETVSHIFERFYKASSHTDSNGLGLAISQSIIERHHGTIKVQSTPELGTTFTMTLPIP; this is encoded by the coding sequence ATGTTTAAATCACTCTATTATCGCCTTGCTTTCTACACATTGACCGTTATGTTGATTAGTGCGCTGGCAAGTTTTCTTATCACGAATGTGTACTATCACTTTGTCCTTAAAGAACAGAATGACGTCAAAGTCATGACAACGTTACAACGTGCAAATAGTACTGATAATGTGCATAATGAAGCATCTTTTTCTCAATATTTAAGCTTACTCGGCGACTTAAATTATCAAGTGATTGCTGTCGATGAACAACATCATGTTAAACATTATGGTGCATCATTCCGAAAATATAATTTAAGTCCTCAAACAATTGATCGTGTCCTTGCAGGAGAAGATTATCATGGGATTCGTGAACGTCCCTTTAACCCTGCGATTACTGGCTTTTTTGACAATGAATCACGTAATACGGTTGGAACACGATTTCAAACGACTTCTGGAAACTACGCTGTTTTTATACGTCCAGATATTAATTATTTACTAGGAGAATTTCGCTATTTCTTAGTTGTATTGTTAATACTTCTCGTGATTTTCTCAATCTTACTGGTTATTTGGTCTACTTACGCTTTGGTGAAACCTGTCAAAGCATTGAAAACAGCTACAGAACGCATGATGGCCGGCGATTTTACAACACCTATCCAAGTGACACGTACAGATGAGATTGGAACGTTACAACAACATTTCGATACGATGCGTGTGTCGCTCAAACAGTTGGACGACATGCGCCAGCACTTCGTTCAAAATGTATCTCATGAATTTAAAACACCTTTAACACATATTCATCACTTGCTGAATCAGCTGCAAAATGAATCGAATAAAGAAAGTCAAAATCAATATATTGAACGTATTTATAACGAAACACACCGTTTGAGCCAGTTAACACAACAGCTCTTGCTTTTATCAGAGATGGATAATGGTGGCCATTTGCAATTTGATGAATCATTCCAATTAGATACACTTATCAAAGATATTGTATCTAATGAGCGTTATACCATTGAACAAAAGTCACTCAGTATGATCTATGAACTGGCTGATGTCTCTTATCAAGGAAATCAACGGCTTCTTACACAAGCGATTGGAAATATCATTCGCAATGCGATTAAATATACACCCGAGTATGGCATGATTGACATCACGTTATCACAACAGACGGATCAAATCGTGATTACTGTTGAAGATGATGGTCCTGGAATGGATGAAGAAACGGTATCACATATTTTTGAACGTTTCTATAAAGCTTCATCACATACTGATAGTAATGGCCTTGGTTTAGCGATTTCACAATCGATTATTGAACGTCATCACGGGACCATTAAAGTGCAAAGTACACCAGAATTAGGGACCACATTTACGATGACATTACCCATTCCATAG